The Zingiber officinale cultivar Zhangliang chromosome 9A, Zo_v1.1, whole genome shotgun sequence genome window below encodes:
- the LOC122021245 gene encoding ras-related protein RABE1c-like: MAAPPARARADYDYLIKLLLIGDSGVGKSCLLLRFSDGSFTTSFITTIGIDFKIRTIELDGKRIKLQIWDTAGQERFRTITTAYYRGAMGILLVYDVTDESSFNNIRNWIRNIEQHASDNVNKILVGNKADMDESKRAVPTAKGQALADEYGIKFFETSAKTNLNVEQVFFSIARDIKQRLSETDSKPEDRTIKINKPDQGAAEGTAATRSSCCGS, translated from the exons ATGGCCGCTCCACCTGCTAGGGCACGCGCCGATTACGACTACCTGATCAAGCTTCTGCTGATCGGAGACAGCG GCGTTGGGAAAAGTTGTCTCCTTCTGCGTTTCTCTGACGGTTCGTTCACAACAAGTTTCATCACTACAATAGG TATTGACTTTAAAATAAGAACTATAGAATTGGATGGCAAGCGAATTAAACTCCAAATTTGGGATACGGCTGGTCAAGAGCGTTTCCGAACGATAACAACTG CTTACTACCGAGGTGCCATGGGCATTTTGCTTGTTTACGATGTCACTGATGAGTCATCTTTTAACA ACATAAGGAATTGGATCCGGAACATTGAACAACATGCGTCTGACAATGTGAACAAAATTCTAGTCGGTAACAAGGCTGATATGGATGAAAGCAAACGG GCTGTGCCTACTGCAAAGGGACAAGCACTTGCTGATGAATATGGAATCAAGTTTTTCGAAACC AGTGCCAAGACAAATCTGAATGTGGAGCAGGTCTTCTTTTCTATAGCTAGAGACATTAAGCAAAGACTCTCCGAAACAGACAGCAAACCTGAG GATCGGACAATTAAGATCAACAAACCAGACCAGGGAGCTGCCGAAGGCACCGCGGCGACCAGATCATCATGCTGTGGATCTTGA